A portion of the Candidatus Pristimantibacillus lignocellulolyticus genome contains these proteins:
- a CDS encoding spore germination protein: protein MYIKDKETDSGNIAEAQEELMEEVLSKDMEQTVQQIKNSLGQSTDLMIREIWLGTESKKCATIVYIDGLADTTMVQDFIIRPLTTDFSKMENQNDSTGDELFKTVKEYVISIAQIDEVNSYQEITLSLLNGDTVILLEHSSRALKAGTAGWEQRSVQPPEDQAIVRGPREAFTENLRTNTAMIRRKIKNPSLWLQSKTLGSVSRTNVAIMYVKGIADEQVVEEVNRRLDGIDIIGVLESGIIEQLIEEKTLTPFPTMYNTERPDVIAAGLMEGRVAILVDGTPFVLIVPSLFIEYFQASEDYYQRADFGLLRLLRVLSFFIALLGPSIYIAISTFHQEMLPTPLIISIAAGREGVPFPAFVEVLIMETTFEILREAGIRMPKAIGQAVSIVGALVIGQAAVEAGLISPSMVIVVSITAICSFVLPAYNMGIAVRILRFPFIGLAAAVGLYGIFIGVGILLVHLCSLKSFGVPYMSPFTPFNLSDQKDSLLRLPKVGLSLRPNSIGSKQKKK from the coding sequence ATGTACATAAAAGATAAGGAAACTGACTCTGGAAATATAGCTGAAGCCCAAGAAGAATTAATGGAAGAAGTACTATCAAAAGACATGGAGCAAACTGTACAACAAATTAAGAATTCTTTGGGGCAAAGTACGGATTTGATGATAAGGGAAATATGGCTTGGTACTGAATCTAAGAAGTGCGCGACTATTGTTTATATAGATGGTCTGGCGGACACGACGATGGTGCAAGATTTTATTATTAGACCACTTACAACAGATTTTTCGAAAATGGAAAACCAAAATGATTCTACTGGTGATGAACTATTTAAAACTGTAAAAGAATATGTAATTTCAATAGCCCAAATAGATGAAGTTAACAGCTATCAAGAGATCACACTCTCTCTACTAAATGGAGATACGGTAATCCTCTTAGAGCATAGTAGCCGAGCTCTTAAAGCAGGTACGGCAGGCTGGGAACAACGTAGTGTACAACCACCTGAGGATCAGGCTATCGTTCGGGGACCACGAGAGGCATTTACTGAGAATTTGAGGACGAACACAGCAATGATCAGAAGGAAAATAAAGAATCCGAGTCTGTGGTTGCAGTCCAAAACTTTAGGGTCCGTATCTCGAACAAATGTCGCCATTATGTATGTTAAAGGAATTGCTGATGAACAAGTTGTTGAAGAAGTAAATAGAAGATTAGATGGGATTGATATTATTGGTGTTTTGGAAAGTGGTATCATCGAACAGTTAATCGAAGAAAAAACGTTGACTCCATTTCCTACGATGTACAATACAGAACGACCTGACGTAATAGCTGCAGGACTAATGGAAGGACGTGTTGCAATATTAGTAGATGGCACTCCATTCGTTTTAATAGTACCATCACTTTTCATTGAATATTTCCAAGCGTCTGAAGATTACTATCAGCGGGCAGATTTTGGCTTGCTGCGACTATTGCGTGTGTTATCGTTCTTTATAGCCTTACTTGGACCGTCCATTTATATCGCGATTTCTACCTTTCATCAAGAGATGTTACCTACTCCACTCATAATCAGTATCGCAGCAGGTAGAGAAGGGGTTCCATTTCCTGCGTTTGTCGAAGTATTAATTATGGAGACAACTTTTGAGATTTTACGGGAGGCGGGAATTAGAATGCCTAAAGCGATCGGTCAAGCGGTCTCAATAGTTGGTGCACTAGTCATTGGTCAAGCTGCAGTAGAAGCAGGTCTTATTTCGCCTAGTATGGTAATTGTTGTCTCAATTACTGCAATATGCTCCTTTGTATTGCCTGCATATAATATGGGAATAGCTGTACGAATATTAAGGTTTCCTTTTATAGGACTTGCCGCCGCCGTAGGTTTGTATGGAATTTTTATTGGAGTTGGGATTTTACTCGTACACTTATGTAGCTTGAAATCTTTTGGTGTTCCTTATATGTCTCCGTTCACACCTTTTAATTTGAGTGATCAGAAAGATAGCTTACTACGCTTACCCAAAGTTGGACTTTCGCTTCGACCGAATTCGATAGGCTCAAAACAGAAGAAGAAATGA
- a CDS encoding spore germination protein, whose translation MQRHAPIDVRQFQILVILFTVGTTVLIAPAGLAELLGQDAWLAPIIAIGPGLLLVLLYNTISSIYPEKTFIELCESLLGVWLGRTISIMFVIFSFLAAAMSLFDVGRFINTIIMPETPILFVNLLFVILLVYAIGSGFDTLARMMELFFPWFMLLFLLMVIFVVPQIDLKNVQPMMEFEAKNLVLAVLSVLSISFMPLVVFLMFHKKGLQFPAIKQRAFLKAVLIGSIISVIIVALTILVIGANVVSLQEFPVYHLARKISIGNFLQRVEVVGAGIWMITIFAKISVYFYASVSGLINIAKLKNQRSILLPLSFLLLVVSTDIFPNSIFENDFNSSDWIVLVFVIGVIIPISLLLVAILKRQLIKSDSK comes from the coding sequence ATGCAGCGACATGCACCAATCGATGTTCGTCAATTTCAAATTCTGGTCATCCTTTTTACAGTTGGAACAACTGTATTAATTGCACCCGCAGGGTTGGCAGAGCTACTTGGACAAGATGCTTGGCTTGCGCCTATTATTGCCATAGGTCCCGGGCTGCTCCTAGTGTTACTATATAATACGATAAGTTCTATATATCCAGAAAAGACGTTTATCGAGCTTTGCGAATCGTTACTTGGTGTATGGCTTGGGAGAACGATATCTATAATGTTTGTCATATTTTCATTTTTAGCAGCTGCAATGTCTTTGTTCGATGTAGGAAGGTTCATTAATACGATAATTATGCCAGAAACTCCAATTTTATTTGTAAATCTGTTATTTGTTATTTTGCTTGTTTACGCGATTGGAAGTGGTTTTGATACGTTAGCTAGAATGATGGAGTTATTTTTTCCATGGTTTATGTTACTTTTTTTATTAATGGTTATCTTTGTAGTGCCTCAAATTGATCTAAAAAATGTACAGCCCATGATGGAATTCGAGGCCAAAAATCTTGTGTTAGCTGTACTTTCGGTACTAAGTATATCCTTTATGCCACTCGTTGTATTTCTCATGTTCCACAAAAAGGGTTTACAATTTCCTGCTATTAAACAAAGAGCTTTTTTGAAGGCAGTTTTGATCGGAAGTATCATTTCTGTCATTATCGTTGCACTTACAATTCTTGTGATTGGTGCAAATGTCGTATCTTTACAAGAATTCCCTGTATATCATCTAGCTCGAAAAATCAGCATAGGTAATTTTTTGCAGAGAGTTGAAGTGGTCGGAGCCGGCATATGGATGATTACTATATTTGCAAAAATATCTGTATATTTTTATGCATCGGTTTCAGGACTCATCAACATTGCTAAACTGAAAAATCAACGTTCGATTTTATTGCCATTGAGTTTCTTATTACTCGTAGTCTCAACTGATATTTTCCCGAATTCTATATTTGAGAATGATTTCAACTCTTCAGATTGGATCGTTCTTGTGTTTGTTATTGGGGTTATTATCCCCATATCTCTGTTGCTAGTAGCAATCTTAAAGCGCCAATTAATAAAAAGTGATAGCAAATAA
- a CDS encoding DUF1128 domain-containing protein, producing MDLQQASMENMVIMIEEIKTKLKMASAAAMQASSYDLNKYEDIKDIYEVITSKDKFSISEVEAIVSELGKLRN from the coding sequence GTGGATTTACAACAAGCATCAATGGAAAACATGGTTATTATGATCGAAGAGATTAAAACCAAATTAAAAATGGCATCTGCAGCAGCCATGCAAGCTTCAAGTTATGATTTGAATAAATATGAAGATATTAAGGACATATATGAAGTCATCACTTCCAAAGATAAATTCAGTATCAGCGAAGTAGAAGCAATTGTATCAGAATTAGGAAAACTACGTAACTAG
- a CDS encoding galactokinase — protein sequence MANIQQLKEQFLQRFGTSNDDIKVFHAPGRVNLIGEHTDYNGGYVFPAALTFGTTLLVRKREDKGLGLASTNFEETKVLSIESVVFDEADDWMNYPKGIVNEIHQTGVVFGSGYDLLFHGEIPNGAGLSSSASIEVVTAFALLTLENQPVDTVKIALMSQKSENEFNGVQCGIMDQFAVANGKKDHAILLMCDTLEYDLVPFNSGEYKLVIGNTNKRRGLVDSAYNERRAQCEQAVQDLRVDYPELTLLGQLNIEQFNASKHLIKDEIVMKRAQHVVEEIDRVLQSMTALKANDLVLFGQLMNGSHDSLRDLYEVTGHELDSLVAAARKVPGVLGARMTGAGFGGCTVSLVHEDSVELFKEQVGSEYTAETGLVADFYVCTIGNGVEQLG from the coding sequence ATGGCAAATATTCAACAACTTAAAGAACAATTTTTGCAACGCTTCGGAACTTCTAATGATGATATTAAAGTATTCCACGCTCCAGGTCGCGTTAACTTAATTGGTGAACATACAGATTATAATGGTGGTTATGTTTTCCCAGCTGCCTTAACTTTTGGAACAACATTACTTGTACGTAAACGTGAAGATAAAGGTCTAGGTCTTGCATCTACAAACTTTGAAGAAACAAAAGTATTAAGTATCGAAAGCGTTGTTTTCGATGAAGCAGATGATTGGATGAACTATCCTAAAGGAATTGTTAATGAAATCCATCAAACGGGTGTCGTGTTCGGTTCTGGTTATGATCTTCTATTCCATGGTGAAATTCCTAATGGTGCTGGACTTTCTTCTTCTGCTTCGATTGAAGTAGTGACTGCTTTTGCTTTGTTAACATTAGAAAATCAACCGGTTGACACTGTGAAGATTGCTCTAATGTCTCAAAAATCAGAAAATGAATTCAATGGTGTACAATGCGGTATTATGGATCAATTTGCAGTAGCTAATGGTAAAAAAGATCATGCGATTCTACTTATGTGCGATACGCTTGAATATGATCTTGTACCGTTTAACTCAGGTGAATATAAATTAGTGATTGGAAATACGAATAAACGTCGTGGTCTAGTGGATTCTGCATATAACGAACGTCGTGCACAATGTGAGCAAGCTGTTCAAGATTTACGTGTTGACTATCCAGAATTAACATTGCTTGGTCAATTAAACATTGAGCAGTTCAATGCTTCGAAACATCTAATTAAGGATGAAATTGTAATGAAACGTGCGCAACATGTTGTAGAAGAGATTGATCGTGTACTTCAATCGATGACAGCATTAAAAGCAAATGATCTTGTTCTATTTGGTCAACTAATGAACGGTTCTCATGATTCACTTCGTGATTTGTATGAAGTAACTGGTCATGAACTTGATTCACTTGTCGCAGCTGCTCGTAAAGTACCAGGCGTATTAGGTGCTCGTATGACAGGTGCTGGCTTCGGTGGATGCACGGTTTCCCTTGTTCATGAAGATTCTGTTGAGCTATTCAAAGAGCAAGTGGGTAGCGAATATACAGCTGAGACTGGGTTGGTAGCTGACTTCTATGTGTGCACAATCGGCAACGGCGTAGAGCAACTAGGGTAG
- the galE gene encoding UDP-glucose 4-epimerase GalE has protein sequence MAVLVTGGAGYIGSHTVAALHERGEEIIILDNLQQGHKEALLGGKLYVGDLRDNDVLDKVFTENEIDAVIHFAANSLVGESMKNPGKYYNNNVFGTLCLLEKMNEYNVKKIVFSSTAATYGEPESVPIDEYDRTTPTNAYGETKLAMEKMMKWFDVAYGVKYISLRYFNAAGAHDSGKIGEAHDPETHLIPIVLEAALGKRPHISVFGDDYATEDGTCIRDYIHVSDLADAHLRAVDALRKGSDSAVYNLGSSHGFSVKEVIDIAREVTGREIPVVMEQRRAGDPAVLVASSTRAREELGWSPDRSNLKDIIASAWSWHVNHPNGYNE, from the coding sequence ATGGCAGTTCTAGTTACAGGTGGCGCGGGTTATATTGGTTCTCATACGGTTGCAGCTTTGCATGAGCGTGGAGAAGAAATCATCATTCTTGATAATTTACAACAAGGTCACAAAGAGGCACTTCTAGGCGGTAAGCTCTACGTTGGCGATCTTCGTGATAATGATGTTCTAGATAAAGTTTTTACTGAAAATGAAATTGATGCGGTTATTCACTTTGCAGCTAACTCTCTAGTTGGTGAGAGCATGAAAAACCCAGGTAAATATTATAACAACAACGTATTTGGAACACTTTGCTTACTTGAAAAGATGAATGAATACAATGTTAAGAAAATCGTATTCTCTTCTACAGCAGCAACTTATGGCGAGCCTGAAAGTGTACCTATCGATGAGTATGATCGTACTACTCCGACAAATGCATATGGTGAAACTAAGTTAGCTATGGAAAAAATGATGAAATGGTTTGACGTTGCGTATGGCGTAAAATATATTTCACTTCGCTACTTTAATGCTGCTGGTGCACATGATAGTGGAAAAATTGGTGAAGCACATGATCCTGAAACTCATCTTATTCCAATCGTACTTGAAGCCGCACTAGGTAAGAGACCACATATTTCTGTATTCGGCGATGACTATGCAACTGAAGATGGTACATGTATCCGTGACTATATCCATGTAAGTGATCTAGCAGATGCTCATTTACGTGCAGTAGATGCATTGCGTAAAGGATCTGACAGCGCTGTATATAATCTTGGTAGTAGCCATGGCTTCTCAGTTAAAGAAGTTATTGATATTGCTCGTGAAGTAACTGGTCGTGAAATTCCAGTTGTTATGGAACAACGTCGTGCAGGTGACCCTGCGGTTCTCGTTGCTTCATCAACTCGTGCACGTGAGGAACTTGGTTGGAGTCCTGACCGTAGTAACTTGAAAGATATTATCGCAAGCGCTTGGAGTTGGCATGTTAATCATCCAAACGGATATAACGAGTAA
- a CDS encoding Ger(x)C family spore germination protein, with protein MLKKLLLLAITFSMMIVLSGCWNRREINDMVIAVGMGVDKLEEGYLVSVQVVDPSEIAAKKGSGHTPVTLYVGKGKTIFDAVREMSSIAARKIYFSHLRMFLIGEETARTEGIGTTIEFLTRDHEFREDFYIAIARKTTAKEILKGLTPIEKIPANKMFTSLEMSSKSWAATSTVKIDELISDLMSEGKAPVITGISYMGDPSKADKKSNAEISEPYARLKYGGMAVFWKDKLIGWLNEEESRGYNYLVSKVKSSVGAVTCPREDGNFSVEINGASSHMQVRTKDNSKYLDINIIAVGSIGEVQCQIDLTDPSSIHELEKLAAEVIEANIKKTLNKSFEMQSDFVGLGAAIHRSDPKAWKTLKEDWNERMETYPINTSVTIKLIGTGRSKRSFLEKIKE; from the coding sequence ATGTTGAAAAAACTTTTATTATTGGCCATTACTTTTTCAATGATGATCGTATTGAGTGGTTGCTGGAACAGACGAGAAATAAACGATATGGTAATCGCCGTAGGAATGGGTGTTGACAAGCTTGAAGAAGGATATCTCGTATCGGTGCAGGTTGTTGATCCGAGTGAAATCGCAGCAAAAAAAGGAAGTGGACATACGCCTGTCACTTTATACGTGGGAAAGGGGAAAACGATTTTTGACGCGGTTAGAGAAATGTCAAGTATCGCCGCTCGTAAAATCTATTTTTCTCATTTGCGTATGTTTTTAATAGGTGAAGAAACTGCACGAACCGAGGGCATTGGTACCACAATCGAATTTCTTACTAGAGATCATGAGTTTCGTGAAGATTTTTATATTGCAATTGCAAGAAAGACTACAGCAAAAGAGATACTAAAAGGATTAACACCGATTGAAAAAATACCTGCGAATAAAATGTTCACCTCACTTGAAATGTCTAGCAAATCTTGGGCGGCAACTAGCACTGTAAAAATCGACGAATTGATATCTGATTTGATGAGCGAGGGAAAAGCCCCTGTCATTACCGGAATAAGTTACATGGGAGACCCAAGTAAAGCTGATAAGAAGTCAAATGCTGAAATATCTGAACCATATGCACGATTGAAATATGGGGGAATGGCGGTTTTCTGGAAAGATAAACTTATCGGATGGCTGAATGAAGAAGAAAGCAGAGGTTATAACTATCTAGTTTCAAAGGTGAAAAGTTCGGTAGGAGCAGTCACTTGTCCTCGGGAGGACGGTAATTTTTCCGTCGAAATTAATGGTGCTAGCAGTCATATGCAAGTAAGAACTAAAGATAATTCCAAATATTTAGATATAAATATTATTGCAGTAGGTAGTATAGGAGAGGTTCAATGTCAAATTGATTTGACAGATCCGAGCTCTATCCATGAGTTAGAAAAACTTGCAGCTGAGGTCATTGAAGCAAATATAAAAAAAACACTTAATAAGTCCTTTGAAATGCAAAGTGATTTTGTAGGCTTAGGGGCAGCTATTCATCGGTCAGATCCTAAAGCTTGGAAGACACTGAAAGAGGATTGGAATGAACGTATGGAAACATACCCTATAAATACTTCAGTAACTATTAAATTAATCGGAACAGGTCGATCAAAGAGATCGTTCTTAGAAAAAATAAAGGAGTGA
- a CDS encoding UDP-glucose--hexose-1-phosphate uridylyltransferase, translating into MTTQTITSAEQALLQIERLVQFAHQQQMIQTADIDYARNALLDLFKFDEPYEGVVPSEQLTSPVEVLEGLLDYGFEIGLIAEESLTYRDLLDAKIMGLLMPRPSELISIFHKLAEEKGISAATDMFYKLSIDSNYIRMDRIAKNPSWLHPTNYGDLQITVNLSKPEKDPKEIALMKTLPPAKYPKCLLCAENVNYAGRVNHPARQNLRTIPIVLQEEQWHIQYSPYVYYNEHSIVFKGVHEPMVVSHSSMARLLDFVEQYPHYFIGSNADLPIVGGSILSHDHFQAGKHVFPMETAPMDSSFTSEKYPNVKLGIVQWPMSVIRLQSSSKEEIKQLAATILDEWRAYSDPSADIFAFSDAIPHNTITPIARLLDNGEYELDLVLRNNRTSEEYPDGIFHPHQHLHHIKKENIGLIEVMGLAVLPGRLKEELAQIAELLSNNNASAIEATQSEEHALHKHSQWIVELAEQHGTSLSVAEANALVQSQTGEKFLAVLHDAGVYKRTEAGQLAFKTFIQSLGFQQ; encoded by the coding sequence ATGACAACACAAACTATTACATCTGCAGAGCAAGCATTATTACAAATTGAACGTTTAGTCCAGTTTGCTCATCAACAGCAAATGATTCAAACAGCAGATATAGATTATGCAAGAAATGCATTATTAGATCTTTTCAAATTTGATGAGCCATATGAGGGTGTTGTTCCTTCAGAACAATTAACTTCTCCTGTAGAGGTATTGGAAGGTTTACTTGATTATGGCTTTGAAATTGGCTTAATTGCTGAAGAGTCATTAACATATCGTGATTTACTTGATGCAAAGATCATGGGATTGTTAATGCCTCGTCCGTCAGAACTTATTAGTATTTTTCATAAACTTGCTGAAGAAAAAGGGATTTCTGCAGCAACAGACATGTTTTATAAATTAAGCATTGATAGCAATTATATTCGTATGGATCGTATCGCGAAAAACCCAAGTTGGTTACATCCGACTAATTATGGCGATTTACAAATTACTGTTAACTTGTCTAAGCCAGAAAAAGATCCTAAAGAAATTGCTTTGATGAAAACATTACCACCTGCAAAATATCCTAAATGTTTGTTATGTGCGGAAAATGTTAACTACGCGGGACGTGTTAATCATCCTGCTAGACAAAATCTAAGAACGATTCCAATTGTTTTGCAAGAGGAACAATGGCATATTCAATATTCGCCATATGTGTACTACAATGAGCATAGTATCGTATTTAAAGGTGTTCATGAGCCAATGGTTGTATCTCATAGTTCAATGGCACGTTTGCTTGATTTTGTAGAACAATACCCACATTACTTTATTGGATCGAATGCAGATCTTCCAATCGTTGGCGGATCTATTCTATCTCATGACCATTTCCAAGCTGGAAAACATGTCTTCCCTATGGAAACAGCGCCAATGGATTCAAGCTTTACTTCTGAGAAGTACCCGAATGTGAAACTTGGAATTGTTCAATGGCCAATGTCGGTAATCCGTCTGCAAAGTAGTTCGAAAGAAGAAATAAAGCAGTTAGCTGCTACAATTCTGGATGAGTGGAGAGCATACAGTGATCCATCGGCGGATATCTTTGCATTCTCTGATGCTATACCTCATAATACAATTACACCAATTGCACGTTTATTAGACAATGGTGAGTATGAGCTTGATCTTGTACTTCGTAATAACCGTACAAGTGAAGAGTATCCAGACGGTATCTTCCATCCACATCAACATTTGCATCATATTAAGAAAGAAAATATTGGGCTAATTGAAGTGATGGGACTTGCAGTATTACCTGGTCGTTTGAAAGAAGAACTTGCTCAAATTGCAGAGTTATTAAGTAATAATAACGCCTCTGCTATTGAAGCTACACAAAGTGAAGAACATGCTCTTCATAAACATTCCCAGTGGATTGTTGAACTAGCAGAGCAGCATGGTACTAGCTTATCTGTTGCCGAAGCTAATGCATTAGTACAATCACAAACAGGTGAAAAATTCCTAGCTGTATTGCATGATGCAGGTGTATATAAACGTACAGAAGCTGGTCAATTAGCGTTCAAAACGTTCATTCAGTCTTTAGGATTTCAACAATAA